The DNA window TGTAAGTCTGGCCCAGGTGCGTTTCGGTCAGCTACCGAAAGACTTACAACTCTACCCCCGTACCAGTCAGAATCAGGCCAGCGTACCTATCAGCGGTACGGTAAATGCCACTGGATTCCGGCAGATCAGCGTACAGCTCTGGCGGGAGGGTAAGCTGAGCACCGTTGTCAGTCAGACGCTATCGATGGCCGCTGCTAGTCAGCCGTTTCAGTTATCAGCCCTGATCAAGGCCGAACCGGCAGAGTACCGCTTCCGGATTTTTTTGTACAAAAACAATGATTCGACGCTGGTTGCCGATCGCCAGCGCGTCGTCTGTGGTGATGTATATGTCTTATATGGTCAGTCAAACATAATTCCTGGCACCAGCCTGGCGGAAAACTACGGCGCGGGTTTCAATGATCGGTATCTGCGAAATTATACCTATATCAACGGGGGCGACCCCGTATCTACGCTGAACTGGTACCCGGCCAAAGAACCCTTTGCCAGTGTTGGTACCGTCGGGTTGAATATCCAGCGGCTAATTCTGGAGCAGTACGGCATCCCAACGGTGGTCATCAATGGGGCCATCGGTGGCGCAACAATTACGGAATTGTCGGCGCGGGACCCGCTTTATCACGGCAATACCAACACGTCGTACGGACGGCTACTGACCCGCGTGCAACTGGCTGGGCTGCAACAAAACGTCAAGGCGATTCTTTGGCGGCAGGGCGAAGCTGAATCAGGGGGTAATGCGACCGGGTACGGCGATAAGTTTGCAACACTCTACAAGCAATTGCGGGAAGATTACGGAAACGCCCGGCTTTACGTAGCACAAGCTAATCTGCTTGGCAGCGGTAGCGAGGCTGCGGGCACGCTGCGCGATTTTCAACGCCGGACCCGGCAATTATTCAGTAATGTCGCAACCATCGCGACGGTGGGCACCCGCGACTACGACGGTATTCACTACTTTGATACAGGATACAGACAACTGGCTTTTGAGCAGTTTCGGTTGCTGGCCCGCGACTTCTACGGGGCTACCGACACGCTGCAAATCGGATCGCCCGACATTCAGAAAGTGGTCTATAACGCCCGGCGCGACTCGGTAACGCTGGTGTTTGAGCCGTCGATGCAGATGGTCTGGCGCGACACAACCTATTACAGTTTTGCAACGGGCGCGCAGATAGGTCGCCGGTTTCAGAAAGACGCGTTTTTCCTGGACAACAAAGCGGGATTGGTAACCAACGGTGCCGCCAGCGGCAATCGGGTTATTCTGCGACTCAACGCGGCTTCATCGGCTAAAACGCTGACGTACATGTCGCCCTACTTTTCTGACGCTCTGTCGCCGTTCTACAATGGCCCAACCCTGCGCAACAGCCGGGGAATGCGCGCATTTACCTTCGCCGACGTGGCTATTGCCGACCGAATTGCCACACCGACTCAACTAGCGGCCACGCCAATCGACGACAAACAGATTCGATTGACATGGAGCGTACCAACGGCTGGTTCGCAGCAGATCGTCGAACGGGCCGTGGGTCAATCGGGGTCGTTTCAACTGGTGAAAACGCTGGATGGAACGACCCGATCGTACGTCGACACGGGGTTGCCCGACCCGTACGCGCTGTATCGCTATCGGGTTCGGGTTCTTACTCAGACGTCGGAATCCGATTACAGCGCTGTGGCCAGGGTCATGCTGCTTATTCTGGGGCTGACTGACGCGCCGGTTGTAAGCGTGTACCCTAACCCGGTCGGGCCGGATCGGCAACTGAATCTGGATGCCGGATCAACGACAGTCAGTACCGTGGTCATTCGGGATATGCAGGGGCAGGTGGTGAGCGAATGGCGCGGGCGGGCGACCAGTCAGCTTCAACTGCCCCTGCACCAGCTCCCGTCGGGGCTCTACGTTACCGATATGAACACGACCGACGGGCAGGTACAACAGGAAAAAATAGTGATTCGCTGATGGTTAGGGATTAGCTTTTCGGTGCTGAATCGCCGATTCGTAGGTCCGTAACATCTGCCGGGCCACAATGTCCATGTCGTACTGCGTTCGCAGCAGGTTAGTCGCGTTCTGACTTAGTTGCTGCCGCAGCGTTGGGTTGCTCAGTAGCTGAGCGAGTCCTATCTGCACGCTCTCCGGGTTTAGCTCGACCAGTCCCGCTGCCTGATGGGTGCGAATGGCTTCGCCGAACCCAACCCGGTCTGATACCAGCGTGGGTGTACCGGCGGCCATTGCTTCCAGCACGGCAATGGAAAAACCTTCGGAGTAGGAGGGCAGTGTAAACAGATCGGCGTCGTGCAGGGCGGCTTTTTTGTCATCGCCGGTCAGCATACCCACCAGCCTGACCGAATCGCCCAACTGGTGCTGACTGATAAACTGCCGGGCTGTGGCTTCGTACCCGTCGTCGGGGCCGGCCAGCACCAACAAGGTATCGGGGTGCTGCCGGACGTAATCGCGGAAAGCGGGTAGTAGCAAATCAAGTCCCTTTTTCTCGTTGAGCCGACTCATAAACAGCACCATCGGCTTGTCGGCGCGGATGTTGAATTTCTGCCGGAACGTACCCTTTGGCGGTAGAATGGCAAAGTCGCTCATGCGAACACCGTTGGGAATGAGCTCGATGCGCGGATGTTCGTCGCCGAAATAGCGCAGCAGATCGGCGCGTTCGTCGGTGTTGTTGATATGAACCAGATCGGCCCGGCGCAGGTACGCTTTCTGCGCAATCCGGTCGATCAGGCTTTTCTTCCAGTTGTTGTGCGCGTAGGCCCAGCGGTCGAGTACCCCGTGAATAGTCACAACTTTTGCCACCGCCGACCGATCGGTCATAAACGGAGCCAGCGAACCGAAGTGCCAGAGGGCGTGGCAGTGCACCACGTCGTAGTCCTGAATATGCTGTTGCAGGTATTGGTACAAACCGACCGAAAACTCGCGGAAGTACTTGCTGACGGGTGTTGTGCGGGGAAACAGCAGCAGGCGGGCACCTTCAGGCACGGGGTAAGGCCGCTCGTTTGGCGAAATCGGGCTCAGAATGTCGACCTGATGCCCGTCGCGCAGGGCCACCTGCGTATGATCGAAAATGATTTTAGGTGGGCCACCAATCTCCCAGCTGTACGCACAGATATTCAGAATTCGCATAGGGCGCGAAAATACGGTTAAGCAGTCACTTTCTTAAAACCGGCCAGCATCTCGCGGGCCACCACATCGGGCGCATAGGGAGCAATTCGTGCCAGTGCAGCCTGTCGCATAGCCTCCCGGTCGACCTGATCGGTCATGAAACGGGTTAGCAGCTGCGCTAACTGGTGCGTATTGGCCGGGTCGAAGATGAAGCCCGTTTCGCCATCCACGACCAGATCGGGTACGCAGCCGCATTGACTCGATACGACAACGGGCATCCCGCAAACCATTGCTTCGTTGACGACCAGTCCCCACGGCTCCGATTGGCTGGGCAGTACCAGCACATCGCTGAGGGCAAGAAACGCCGGTACCCGATACCAGGGCTGAGCGGGTTGAAACGATACGACGTCGGTAATGCTCAGTGCTGCGGCCTGCTGCACCAGGGCTGGCTGGTCTGTGCCGTCGCCGAGCAAAACAAGGCCCCAGTCGGCACCGGGTGCCTGTTGGCGGGCCTGCGCAAAGGCATTGAGCAATACCGGTATGTTCTTGACACCGATGAGCCGACCAACGTACACGAAATTGTGCGACGGCAGCCGCAGCCGTTCCTGTTCCGCCGATCGGGTCAGCCGCGCCTGTTCGTATACGCGCACGAGCGTTGTGTTGTCGACGGCATTTTTCCGCAGCAGGATTTTGCGGGCCGGTACGTTCAGCGCCAGCAGGTACTCTGCCGATCGGCTTCCAAAGCAGAAAAAACCGTCGAACAGGCTGATTACCCACCGCTTAAACGCTTCTTTCGGGCCAGTACGCAGGTGGTCGGCTGTGGTGCTTTCGTTCTGCATGATAACCCGGATACCGCGCAGTTTCGCCCAGAACAGCAAGGCCAACTGCGCCGGGTCGTAGTAGCCCGTCAGCGTGATTACGTCCGGCCGGTACGCCCGCGCCCGACTGAGTAACGCCTTCGCCCGTTGGGTCGGGCTGGTATCGTCGAGGTAGCGGTCGAACAGTAGTTCGTAGCTGTAGTGGTAGGGTGGCGCGTCGGCGGCATCGGCTTCCATCCCCGCCCGCGACCGTTCGTTACGGGCGATCTGTAGCACGTGTACCGTCAGGCCGGGCTGCTGATCGACCTGCTGCTGTAGTGCTTCGAACACACTGGCTTTGTAATGAGCCCACAGCAGGTTGTGGACAATCAGAATCCGCATCAGTTCGTGGGGGAAGTCGCGGGCACGGCCGGTGCATACACAATGTGCCGGTGTTCCTGTAGGTATTCCGGAAACAGGTGTTCGATACCCATAAACCGGGTCATCAGCGCCAACGGTATCCAGAACGAAATTTCATTTGGCCGCCCCCCGGTAAATGCGGCCACCATAATCAGCATATAAAAGTACGCCAGAAAGACGCTGAGCTGGTTAGGGTTGGTCCGCATGATACCCAGCGCATAGTACAGGCACATGGCATTGACCCCACCAAACAGGAAGAAGCCCAGAATACCCATGTTGGTCAGCGATTCCAGCACCGGTACATCGAGATAAAGGTACTTGTAGCCGAAACCCAGAATCAGCATGTGGATGTGCCCCGTCACGACGTTGGAGAAAAACAGCGCACTCACCGACCGGTTGGCAGCCGAATCGTCGAGCGTTGCCTTATAGGCTGCTCCCTGCGCTTTGGCTCCCACCAGGGCGTAAATATTGTCGAGGTTACGCTCGGCAAAGCCGAGTACATACCCGTACAGCACGGCATAAACATCGTAGTATCGTCTGAGGAACAGGGCGATACCAACCACACCCAGTGCCACCACACCCAGCGTAACCGGGCGGAAAATGCCCCGAACGACAGCCCGGATCTGCGGTGGGCGAACGTTAAAAGCCAGAAACAGCGTAATAGCGATGATCAGCGCCAGAATGGACGATCGTGTCTGGGTCAGGACTAGTACGGCCAGATTGATAACACCCGCAAACAGGGCGAAGATGCGCAAAAGAATATTGGTGTCGGAACGGATAAGCCATATTGCGCAGGCAACGACGCCCATGAATGCATTCCGCGAGAAAACGTGGGGGTTACCCGACCCGTCGTCGTTGTCGCCCAGTGTAATCGTCGCCCGCTGACCGATGGCCCAGCTAGGGTTAGTTATCAGCGAATAGATGAGGCCGAGGTTCGAGACAAACGTAAACAGCACAACGACCAGGATAAAAACGCGGGCAATGTCGTTGGGTATGTTGATAAGCAAAAACAGGAAAATCAGCGCGTAGGCGTAATAAATCATGTCTTTGTCGTAGTCCCTGAAGCCCGGATCGCCCAGGTAGGTAAACATGTAGGCGATGCAGAGCGTGATGAAGCCCAGCCCCATCCAGAACATTGTCATGTTGGGCCGGTACAATCGTCGCAGCACCGTGAAGGGCACCATCAGGATGAGGCCAACCGCAAATACAGCAGCCGTAAACACGGTGCTGCCGGGGGCCAGTTTGAGGGTTTCCCGGAAAAAGAAAATCAGCGGGTACCCGTCGACCAGAATGCAGATGCCGAGCACCATGCGCATCAGGTCAATCGTTTCCAGAAAATAAAGGAATTTTCTCATGTTCAAGTCAGTGTCCCGTGTGTCGACAGTACCGGCAGGTACCAGTCGTACACGCAGTCATCCGGTTATTTTCTTGATTGTCTCAGCCCAAACCGATGACGAATATACGCCCAATCACCCCGAAATACGAACGTCGTCAGCTTCCGCAACCGGCAGTAGCGGCTCCAGAACCAGCTACCCAGCCCTGATTTCAGCATCGGGCGGTATTTCTGTTTTACCTGCTCGTGTTCCGTCAACCCAACCGTGTTGGCAATAGTCGACGATTTAGCGTCGGGCTGTACCCGAAACCCTCCCCAGAAATCGCTGACCTGATGAAAGCTAACCCCCGGCTGTACGCCCAACCGGGCGATGATTTCGTAATCGATTACGAAGCGCAGTGTTTCATCGAGCATCCCATGCGTTTCCAGCAGCGACCGGCGGATAAACAGTGACTGGTTAAACACTTGCATACCCTCGTAAATCTGGCATTCGGGGCAGAAAGGCAGCGCCTTCATCGTCTCCAGTATAACGTCCTGTTCGTCGATGATGTACATACCGCCGTAAAAAACGCCCGTGTCGGGGTTTGTTCGCCAGGCGTCGGCAACGCGCAGCAGGGCGTCGGGCGCAAACACGTCGTCGGAGTTCTGAAACGCCACGTAGTCGCCCGTTGCCATCCGAAAGCCTTTATTGATCGCGTCGGTCTGCCCCCGGTCTTTTTCACTGACCCAGCCAGCCAGATAAGGCTCGTACTTACGGATAATATCCAGCGTACCATCGGTTGATCCGCCGTCAATGATGAAGTATTCGAGGTTAGGATACTGCTGATTCAATACGCTCAGGATAGTCCGCTCCAGATAAGCCGCCTGGTTGTACGAAGGCGTAACGACGGTTAACTTGGGGTAACGTAGCCCATCCGACTGGGGGCGGGGGCTGTAGGGTTGGGTAACGAACGTGCGGAGCGAAGAAGCAGCAGCCATGAATTACAAAAGCGATTGATAAACGGCCAGCGTCTGGGCGGCCGTACGCTCAGCCGAAAAATGACCCAGCCGACGATACCCCTGCTGAATCAGGTCGGTTCGCAGCGCGTCGTCGGTAATGACCCGCTCAATTGCCGTGCCGATGGCGTCGATGTCGTCGGGGTCGAAATAAATAGCCGCGTCTCCCGCCACCTCGGGTAGCGAACTGCGATCGCTCAGCACCGCCGGGCAACCAGCCGCAAAGGCTTCCAGCACGGGAATACCGAAACCTTCGTTGAGCGAGGGAAACACAAACGCCCGCGCCTGCCGATACAGCTCAAAGAGGGTTTCGTTGCTCGTGATGGGGGCATACTGAACCCGGTTGCTGAGGTTAGCCGACCGAAACAGGGTTTGCTCGGCTGGTGAGAAGTTACCCCCGCCCGCGCAAAGCAGATGCAGGTCGGGGTAACGGCTGAGCAACGGGGCAACGGCGCGAAAAAAAGTGGTAAAGTTTTTATACAGATCCCGCTTGCCCACAAACAACAGGTACGGGTGGGCCGGCGATGCGGGCGACGCAGCGCGTACTGTCCCGGTCAGTTCGCTCATCGACGTGCTGAGGGGCACGACATGAATTTTCGCCGGATCGACGGAAAAATAGCGGAGAATATCCTGCTTTGTGAAGTCAGAAACGGCAATGACCGCGTTTGCGCGGTCGAGCAGCACCTTCTTCGTTTCGTAAAGGCCCGCGCCCAGCTCCGGGTACTTGTCGCCGAAGCGTTCGGTGCTGGCGTCATGGAACGTCAGTACGAACGGTTTGTGGCCGAGCGAATCCAGAAAATACCGGTGGTAGTAAGTTGGGTGAAACACATCGAACTGCCCGGCCCGAATCTGGCGCAGACTGTTCTGCCGGTTGATTTGTGACACGACCTGATTGATCCGGCGGTTGCGGGCCAGCGAGCCGTAGGTCCAGAATCGGTTGAACGGCTGCTGCTTCAGATAATCGTTATTTGACAGCAGTAGCGACAGCCGGAACTGCACATCCGACCGGTCGGAGAACACGCGCATCAGATCGAAAAAGTACCGGGATACTCCCCCGTAGGCCGTTCCTGTAAAGCACTGATGGTCGTATAAAACAGTCATGGGTAAACCCCGCAATGCTGGTCGCGTTTGTATTTTTCGTAGAAACTGAACCGTAAACCTACGATTTGTTTGTCAAATTTCGGTATCGGCTGGCCTAAACCCGATCAACGGGGCAGGGCTGGCAGGTCGAGATTATCGACCCAGCGGTTTACGGCCGTCAGGGCACCCGTTGCGGCCCGGCGCCATCCCCGCAGAACGGCCGGTATTGGCTGATGCCCATACGCGGGTGAAACCGAGCGCAAAGCCGACAGGCCCGTATCGCTTACCCGCTGACGGTACGTGTTCAGCAGGGCTTGTACGTCGGGCC is part of the Spirosoma rhododendri genome and encodes:
- a CDS encoding sialate O-acetylesterase, producing the protein MKHIYPAVLLFLVNVSLAQVRFGQLPKDLQLYPRTSQNQASVPISGTVNATGFRQISVQLWREGKLSTVVSQTLSMAAASQPFQLSALIKAEPAEYRFRIFLYKNNDSTLVADRQRVVCGDVYVLYGQSNIIPGTSLAENYGAGFNDRYLRNYTYINGGDPVSTLNWYPAKEPFASVGTVGLNIQRLILEQYGIPTVVINGAIGGATITELSARDPLYHGNTNTSYGRLLTRVQLAGLQQNVKAILWRQGEAESGGNATGYGDKFATLYKQLREDYGNARLYVAQANLLGSGSEAAGTLRDFQRRTRQLFSNVATIATVGTRDYDGIHYFDTGYRQLAFEQFRLLARDFYGATDTLQIGSPDIQKVVYNARRDSVTLVFEPSMQMVWRDTTYYSFATGAQIGRRFQKDAFFLDNKAGLVTNGAASGNRVILRLNAASSAKTLTYMSPYFSDALSPFYNGPTLRNSRGMRAFTFADVAIADRIATPTQLAATPIDDKQIRLTWSVPTAGSQQIVERAVGQSGSFQLVKTLDGTTRSYVDTGLPDPYALYRYRVRVLTQTSESDYSAVARVMLLILGLTDAPVVSVYPNPVGPDRQLNLDAGSTTVSTVVIRDMQGQVVSEWRGRATSQLQLPLHQLPSGLYVTDMNTTDGQVQQEKIVIR
- a CDS encoding glycosyltransferase — its product is MRILNICAYSWEIGGPPKIIFDHTQVALRDGHQVDILSPISPNERPYPVPEGARLLLFPRTTPVSKYFREFSVGLYQYLQQHIQDYDVVHCHALWHFGSLAPFMTDRSAVAKVVTIHGVLDRWAYAHNNWKKSLIDRIAQKAYLRRADLVHINNTDERADLLRYFGDEHPRIELIPNGVRMSDFAILPPKGTFRQKFNIRADKPMVLFMSRLNEKKGLDLLLPAFRDYVRQHPDTLLVLAGPDDGYEATARQFISQHQLGDSVRLVGMLTGDDKKAALHDADLFTLPSYSEGFSIAVLEAMAAGTPTLVSDRVGFGEAIRTHQAAGLVELNPESVQIGLAQLLSNPTLRQQLSQNATNLLRTQYDMDIVARQMLRTYESAIQHRKANP
- a CDS encoding glycosyltransferase family 2 protein, whose product is MAAASSLRTFVTQPYSPRPQSDGLRYPKLTVVTPSYNQAAYLERTILSVLNQQYPNLEYFIIDGGSTDGTLDIIRKYEPYLAGWVSEKDRGQTDAINKGFRMATGDYVAFQNSDDVFAPDALLRVADAWRTNPDTGVFYGGMYIIDEQDVILETMKALPFCPECQIYEGMQVFNQSLFIRRSLLETHGMLDETLRFVIDYEIIARLGVQPGVSFHQVSDFWGGFRVQPDAKSSTIANTVGLTEHEQVKQKYRPMLKSGLGSWFWSRYCRLRKLTTFVFRGDWAYIRHRFGLRQSRK
- a CDS encoding glycosyltransferase family 4 protein, with the translated sequence MTVLYDHQCFTGTAYGGVSRYFFDLMRVFSDRSDVQFRLSLLLSNNDYLKQQPFNRFWTYGSLARNRRINQVVSQINRQNSLRQIRAGQFDVFHPTYYHRYFLDSLGHKPFVLTFHDASTERFGDKYPELGAGLYETKKVLLDRANAVIAVSDFTKQDILRYFSVDPAKIHVVPLSTSMSELTGTVRAASPASPAHPYLLFVGKRDLYKNFTTFFRAVAPLLSRYPDLHLLCAGGGNFSPAEQTLFRSANLSNRVQYAPITSNETLFELYRQARAFVFPSLNEGFGIPVLEAFAAGCPAVLSDRSSLPEVAGDAAIYFDPDDIDAIGTAIERVITDDALRTDLIQQGYRRLGHFSAERTAAQTLAVYQSLL
- a CDS encoding glycosyltransferase, with amino-acid sequence MRILIVHNLLWAHYKASVFEALQQQVDQQPGLTVHVLQIARNERSRAGMEADAADAPPYHYSYELLFDRYLDDTSPTQRAKALLSRARAYRPDVITLTGYYDPAQLALLFWAKLRGIRVIMQNESTTADHLRTGPKEAFKRWVISLFDGFFCFGSRSAEYLLALNVPARKILLRKNAVDNTTLVRVYEQARLTRSAEQERLRLPSHNFVYVGRLIGVKNIPVLLNAFAQARQQAPGADWGLVLLGDGTDQPALVQQAAALSITDVVSFQPAQPWYRVPAFLALSDVLVLPSQSEPWGLVVNEAMVCGMPVVVSSQCGCVPDLVVDGETGFIFDPANTHQLAQLLTRFMTDQVDREAMRQAALARIAPYAPDVVAREMLAGFKKVTA